One Kallotenue papyrolyticum genomic window carries:
- a CDS encoding alpha-amylase family glycosyl hydrolase — protein sequence MQLDDRTQRQAAQALQRLLPRIQQEFVARGGTPADWDGFAARLNREWPRLFGLLLRLYGTQYDFFYHLEQLLHAMAASWQARPAWLKQLDAAREADPDWFQSERMLGAMLYVDRFCGTLQRLRDFVPYFKELGLTYLHLMPLFDAPAGNNDGGYAVSNYRKVDPRLGTIEELAALAHELQAEGINLVLDFVFNHTSDEHEWARRAQAGDPEYQEFYLIFPDRSLPDAYERTLREIFPSVRRGSFTWRADMQRWVWTTFNSFQWDLNYANPAVFRAMAEEMLFLANVGVAVLRLDAVAFIWKRLGTSCENQPEAHLIIQAFNAIARVAAPALLFKSEAIVHPDDVMSYISPQECQLSYNPLLMALLWETLATRQVRLLAHALSHRFRLPSGCAWVNYLRSHDDIGWTFDDNDARAVGIDPWGHRQFLNAFYTGRFPGSFASGLPFQENPDTGDARVSGTLASLAGLERALRSGDPGAIDLAIRRIVLLHSIILSIGGIPLLYLGDELGTLNDYSYVNDPTKAADSRWVHRPPRNQAALDQRHDPASVPGRIFGALTRLIRLRQRLPALRDGAMELVRTDNEHVFGYVRQDGAHRLLVLANVSEQPQTVEGNLLRMYGPGIHFIDLVSERQVPAHQALTLQPYQFVWLEPAPWAAADMPT from the coding sequence ATGCAGCTTGATGATCGTACCCAACGCCAGGCGGCGCAGGCGCTGCAACGCCTGTTGCCGCGCATTCAGCAGGAGTTTGTGGCCCGCGGCGGCACGCCCGCGGACTGGGACGGCTTTGCTGCCCGTCTCAATCGCGAGTGGCCGCGTCTCTTCGGCCTGTTGCTCCGCCTCTACGGCACGCAGTACGACTTTTTCTACCACCTGGAACAGTTGCTCCACGCCATGGCCGCGAGCTGGCAGGCGCGTCCCGCCTGGCTCAAGCAGCTCGACGCCGCGCGCGAGGCCGATCCCGACTGGTTCCAGTCCGAGCGCATGCTGGGCGCCATGCTCTATGTCGATCGCTTCTGCGGCACGCTGCAGCGGCTGCGCGACTTCGTGCCCTACTTCAAGGAGCTGGGCCTGACCTATCTCCATCTGATGCCGCTCTTCGACGCGCCCGCCGGCAACAACGACGGCGGCTATGCCGTCAGCAACTACCGCAAGGTCGATCCGCGCCTGGGCACGATCGAGGAGCTGGCAGCGCTGGCGCATGAGCTGCAGGCCGAGGGCATCAACCTGGTGCTCGATTTCGTCTTCAACCACACCTCGGACGAGCACGAGTGGGCGCGCCGCGCGCAGGCCGGCGATCCGGAGTATCAGGAGTTCTACCTGATCTTTCCCGATCGCAGCCTGCCCGATGCCTACGAGCGCACGCTGCGCGAGATCTTCCCCAGCGTGCGGCGCGGCAGCTTCACCTGGCGCGCGGACATGCAGCGCTGGGTCTGGACCACCTTCAACAGCTTCCAGTGGGACCTGAACTATGCCAATCCGGCGGTCTTTCGCGCCATGGCCGAGGAGATGCTCTTTCTGGCCAACGTGGGCGTGGCCGTGCTGCGCCTGGACGCAGTGGCCTTTATCTGGAAGCGCCTGGGCACCAGTTGCGAAAACCAGCCGGAAGCGCATCTGATCATCCAGGCCTTCAACGCGATCGCGCGCGTTGCCGCGCCGGCGCTGCTGTTCAAATCCGAGGCGATCGTCCATCCCGACGATGTGATGAGCTACATCAGCCCGCAGGAGTGCCAGCTCTCCTACAATCCGCTGTTGATGGCGCTGCTTTGGGAGACGCTGGCGACGCGCCAGGTCAGGCTGCTGGCGCATGCGCTGAGCCATCGCTTTCGCCTGCCGTCCGGTTGCGCCTGGGTCAACTACCTGCGCTCGCACGACGATATCGGTTGGACCTTCGACGACAACGACGCGCGCGCGGTCGGTATCGATCCCTGGGGCCATCGCCAATTCCTCAACGCCTTCTATACCGGACGCTTTCCGGGCTCGTTTGCCAGCGGCCTGCCCTTCCAGGAAAATCCCGATACCGGCGACGCGCGCGTGTCGGGCACGCTGGCCTCGCTGGCTGGCCTGGAGCGGGCGCTGCGCTCCGGCGATCCCGGCGCGATCGATCTGGCCATTCGCCGCATTGTCTTGCTGCACAGCATCATCCTGAGCATTGGCGGCATTCCGCTGCTCTACCTGGGCGATGAGCTCGGCACGCTCAACGACTACAGCTACGTCAATGATCCGACCAAAGCCGCCGATAGCCGCTGGGTGCACCGTCCGCCGCGCAACCAGGCCGCTCTCGATCAGCGCCACGATCCCGCCAGCGTGCCCGGGCGTATCTTCGGCGCGTTGACGCGGCTGATCCGTCTGCGCCAGCGGCTGCCGGCGCTGCGCGATGGCGCCATGGAGCTGGTGCGTACCGACAACGAACACGTCTTCGGCTATGTGCGCCAGGATGGGGCGCACCGGCTGCTGGTGCTGGCCAATGTGTCGGAGCAGCCGCAGACCGTCGAGGGCAATCTGCTGCGCATGTACGGCCCCGGCATTCACTTCATCGATCTGGTGAGCGAGCGCCAGGTGCCGGCACATCAAGCCCTGACGCTGCAGCCCTATCAGTTTGTCTGGCTCGAACCGGCGCCATGGGCCGCAGCGGACATGCCCACCTAA
- the glgA gene encoding glycogen synthase — MTDLRGVVICTNEYPPNVYGGAGVHVEYLSRELARLVPVEVRCFGDQRLEQERLRVRGYQGWEALKHNTDPRFTGALDAFARSLAMAKDPLQADVVHCHTWYTDMAGFIARLLWDVPLVLTIHSLEPLRPWKVEQLGNAYHLSSWMERTAIEGADAVVAVSQETRKDVLRLFNIAPERVHVIHNGIDLEQYRPTSASDALERRGVDPRRPYVLFVGRITRQKGIIHLVNAIPYLDRSLQVVLCAGAPDTPEIGREMEARVAEVSRSRDGVIWIREMLPREEVIQFYSHAAVFCCPSVYEPFGIINLEAMACETAVVASAVGGIPEVVVHGETGLLVDLELRPGTFDPVDAEQFSRDLAAAINRLALDPELRQQMGRNGRRRVEQHFSWAAIAQQTLALYRALVAARSRQPASPQADRRAQPAEEEL, encoded by the coding sequence GTGACCGATCTCCGCGGAGTCGTGATCTGTACCAACGAATACCCGCCCAACGTGTACGGCGGCGCGGGGGTGCACGTCGAATACCTGTCGCGCGAGCTGGCGCGACTCGTCCCGGTCGAAGTGCGCTGCTTCGGCGATCAGCGCCTGGAGCAGGAGCGGCTGCGCGTGCGCGGCTACCAGGGCTGGGAAGCGCTGAAGCACAACACCGATCCGCGCTTCACCGGCGCGCTGGACGCCTTTGCGCGCAGCCTGGCGATGGCCAAGGATCCGTTGCAGGCCGATGTGGTGCACTGCCACACCTGGTACACCGACATGGCCGGCTTCATCGCCCGGCTGCTGTGGGATGTGCCGCTGGTGCTGACGATCCACTCGCTCGAACCGCTGCGTCCCTGGAAGGTCGAACAGCTCGGCAACGCCTACCACCTCAGCAGCTGGATGGAGCGCACCGCGATCGAGGGCGCCGATGCGGTGGTCGCCGTTTCGCAGGAGACGCGCAAGGATGTGCTGCGCCTGTTCAACATCGCGCCGGAGCGCGTGCATGTGATCCACAACGGCATCGATCTGGAGCAGTACCGGCCCACGTCCGCCAGCGATGCGCTGGAGCGGCGCGGCGTCGATCCCCGGCGGCCCTACGTACTGTTCGTGGGACGCATCACACGCCAAAAGGGCATCATCCACCTGGTCAATGCCATCCCCTACCTGGATCGCTCGCTGCAGGTGGTGCTGTGCGCCGGCGCGCCCGACACGCCCGAGATCGGGCGCGAGATGGAAGCGCGCGTGGCCGAGGTCAGCCGCAGTCGCGACGGCGTGATCTGGATCCGCGAGATGCTGCCGCGCGAGGAGGTGATCCAGTTCTACTCGCACGCGGCGGTCTTCTGCTGCCCATCGGTGTACGAACCCTTCGGCATCATCAACCTGGAAGCCATGGCCTGCGAAACGGCAGTGGTCGCCTCGGCGGTCGGCGGCATTCCGGAGGTGGTCGTGCACGGCGAGACCGGCCTGCTGGTCGATCTCGAGCTGCGGCCAGGCACCTTCGATCCGGTCGATGCGGAACAGTTCTCGCGCGATCTGGCCGCGGCGATCAACCGCCTGGCGCTCGATCCCGAGCTGCGCCAACAGATGGGCCGCAACGGCCGCCGCCGCGTCGAGCAGCACTTCAGTTGGGCCGCCATCGCGCAGCAGACGCTGGCACTCTATCGCGCGCTGGTGGCGGCACGCAGCCGCCAGCCGGCTTCACCCCAAGCCGACCGGCGCGCACAACCGGCGGAGGAGGAGCTATGA
- a CDS encoding glucose-1-phosphate adenylyltransferase: protein MSVLTLILAGGEGSRLSILGEKRAKPAVPFGGKYRIIDFALSNAVNSGLFRVAVLTQYRPHSLMQHIGRGEPWDLDRRAPEGVQIWQPYRGRSAQDWYRGTADALYQNRTFIAEDGSEITLVLSGDHIYKQDYRDLLRYHRETGADLTVAVMHVRPDEVHRFGIMSVDAEQRITSFTEKPKQSDSTLASMGIYVFNTQFLLQRLEEDAADPHSAHDFGKNIIPAMVARDRVYAYPFVGYWVDVGTIDAYWSTNLELLAEQPPLDLYDQRWIIHTRSEERAPVRFGPRCQVERSLLSNGCEIEGTVINSVLSPGVRVERGAVVRDAVIMNDTLIRAGALVERCVCDKEIVVGEGAQVGVGDDSVPNRLEPDRIYAGITIVGKRAHIPAGAVIGRNCRIDSETTPEDYATLEVASGETVLRRQGRS, encoded by the coding sequence ATGAGCGTCCTGACGCTGATCCTAGCCGGCGGCGAGGGCAGCCGCCTGAGCATTCTGGGCGAGAAACGCGCCAAGCCGGCGGTGCCCTTCGGCGGCAAATACCGCATCATCGATTTCGCCCTCTCCAACGCGGTCAACTCCGGCCTGTTCCGCGTCGCCGTGCTGACGCAGTATCGTCCCCATTCGCTGATGCAACACATCGGGCGGGGGGAGCCCTGGGACCTGGACCGCCGCGCGCCGGAGGGCGTGCAGATCTGGCAGCCCTACCGTGGCCGCAGCGCGCAGGACTGGTACCGCGGCACCGCCGACGCGCTCTACCAGAACCGCACCTTTATCGCCGAGGACGGCAGCGAGATCACCCTAGTGCTGTCGGGCGACCACATCTACAAGCAGGACTACCGCGATCTGTTGCGCTACCATCGCGAGACGGGCGCCGACCTGACCGTGGCGGTGATGCATGTGCGGCCCGACGAGGTGCATCGCTTCGGGATCATGAGCGTGGATGCCGAGCAACGCATCACCAGCTTCACCGAAAAGCCCAAACAATCGGACAGCACGCTGGCCTCGATGGGCATCTACGTCTTCAACACCCAATTTCTGCTGCAACGCCTGGAAGAAGACGCCGCCGATCCGCACTCGGCACACGACTTCGGCAAAAACATCATTCCGGCCATGGTCGCGCGCGACCGCGTGTATGCCTATCCCTTCGTGGGCTACTGGGTCGATGTCGGTACGATCGACGCCTACTGGTCAACCAACCTGGAATTGCTGGCCGAACAACCGCCGCTCGACCTGTATGACCAGCGCTGGATCATCCACACCCGTTCAGAGGAACGCGCGCCGGTGCGCTTCGGCCCGCGCTGCCAGGTCGAGCGCAGCCTGCTCTCCAATGGCTGCGAGATCGAGGGCACGGTGATCAACAGCGTGCTGTCGCCCGGTGTACGCGTCGAGCGCGGCGCAGTGGTGCGCGACGCGGTGATCATGAACGACACGCTGATCCGCGCCGGCGCGCTGGTCGAGCGCTGCGTCTGCGACAAAGAGATCGTTGTCGGCGAGGGGGCACAGGTCGGCGTCGGCGATGACAGCGTGCCCAACCGCCTCGAACCGGACCGCATCTATGCCGGCATCACCATCGTCGGCAAGCGCGCCCATATTCCCGCCGGAGCGGTCATCGGGCGCAACTGCCGCATCGACTCGGAGACCACGCCGGAGGACTACGCCACCCTGGAGGTCGCCAGCGGCGAAACGGTGCTGCGCCGACAGGGACGTAGCTGA
- a CDS encoding cytochrome c oxidase assembly protein: MGSWLELIAIVGHPFAPHQGSWLIIEPAVLTGLTLIGALYLYAVGPWRRRAGWAPDNARVPLGRFLLGLLVLFVALQGPLHELSDYYLFSAHMLQHLLVTMVAPPLLLTGLPSWLVDRLLLWRGVLPLARALTTPLVAFLVFNAVFALWHAPQFYQAALGRPLVHGLEHSLLLATALLTWWPIFSPSARLPRAALPVQIVYLFAQTIVPTILGALITFAPAPLYPFYAAAPRMWGLAPLTDQQIAGLIMWLGGALIMLAVLTARFFRWLGLEADEPAYHMLKR; this comes from the coding sequence ATGGGCAGCTGGCTGGAGCTGATCGCGATTGTGGGCCATCCGTTCGCGCCGCACCAGGGCTCGTGGCTGATCATCGAGCCCGCGGTGCTGACCGGCCTAACGCTGATCGGCGCGCTGTACCTGTATGCCGTCGGGCCATGGCGCCGGCGCGCCGGATGGGCGCCGGACAATGCGCGCGTGCCGCTGGGCCGCTTCCTGCTCGGGCTGCTGGTGCTGTTTGTCGCGCTGCAGGGCCCGCTCCACGAACTGAGCGATTACTACCTCTTCAGCGCGCATATGCTCCAGCATCTGCTGGTGACGATGGTCGCACCGCCGCTGCTGCTTACGGGGCTGCCCTCCTGGCTGGTCGATCGTCTGCTGCTTTGGCGTGGCGTGCTGCCGCTTGCGCGCGCGCTGACCACGCCGCTGGTGGCGTTTTTGGTCTTCAACGCCGTCTTCGCACTGTGGCACGCGCCGCAGTTCTACCAGGCGGCGCTCGGCCGTCCGTTGGTGCATGGCCTGGAGCACAGCCTGTTGCTCGCTACAGCGCTGCTCACCTGGTGGCCGATCTTCAGTCCGTCGGCGCGTCTGCCCCGCGCCGCGCTGCCGGTGCAGATCGTCTATCTCTTTGCGCAGACGATCGTGCCGACGATCCTGGGCGCGCTGATCACTTTTGCCCCCGCGCCGCTCTACCCCTTCTATGCCGCCGCGCCGCGCATGTGGGGCCTCGCGCCGCTTACCGACCAGCAGATCGCCGGTCTGATCATGTGGCTGGGCGGCGCGTTGATCATGCTGGCGGTGCTCACGGCGCGCTTCTTCCGCTGGCTCGGCCTGGAGGCCGATGAGCCGGCCTATCACATGTTGAAGCGTTGA
- a CDS encoding cytochrome C oxidase subunit IV family protein, with amino-acid sequence MARDALSPSQVPGGHATHAFPTPRTYVTVGLILFVITVIEVAASFLVTRGFPAWAQIAVLLVLSTLKGAMVLLFYMHLRFDSRWFSFLFVAGFFLGALCVIAFILLFAYHASLVN; translated from the coding sequence ATGGCGCGCGATGCCCTCTCCCCATCCCAGGTGCCGGGCGGTCATGCGACGCATGCCTTTCCCACACCGCGCACCTATGTTACGGTTGGCCTGATCCTGTTCGTGATCACCGTCATCGAGGTGGCTGCCAGTTTCCTGGTGACGCGCGGCTTCCCGGCCTGGGCACAGATCGCGGTCCTGCTGGTGCTCTCGACGTTGAAGGGCGCGATGGTGCTGTTGTTCTATATGCACTTGCGCTTCGACAGCCGCTGGTTCTCGTTTCTGTTCGTGGCAGGGTTTTTCCTGGGCGCGTTGTGCGTCATCGCCTTTATCCTGCTGTTCGCCTACCATGCCAGCCTGGTGAACTGA
- a CDS encoding cytochrome c oxidase subunit 3, translated as MAHAAAHGDQPASAHAGHPPTALGLNSRKVGLWTFISSEVMFFSGLIAAYLALKGRNIEQGGPPPHAYFDLLLVSGLAFVLLMSSLTMVLAHAATERDDRRWERIWLAATIALGLTFLGGQVFEFNKMFNEHFVTITITQPDGRVIRRGVVEHHLEQERAHLREEYPGATFEESPPKPTTWSTSVFGSTFFTLTGFHGTHVAIGVLWLSIVLGMSLRGALTSANALTLELAGLYWHFVDLVWVAIFTLVYLI; from the coding sequence ATGGCGCATGCAGCCGCGCATGGAGATCAGCCCGCGTCCGCTCACGCGGGTCACCCGCCGACGGCGCTGGGCCTCAATAGTCGCAAGGTGGGGCTGTGGACCTTCATCAGCTCCGAGGTGATGTTCTTTTCGGGCCTGATCGCCGCGTATCTGGCCCTGAAGGGCCGCAACATCGAGCAGGGCGGCCCGCCGCCGCACGCCTACTTCGATCTGCTGCTGGTCTCGGGACTGGCCTTTGTGCTGCTGATGAGCAGCCTAACCATGGTGCTGGCCCACGCCGCCACCGAGCGCGATGACCGCAGGTGGGAGCGCATCTGGCTCGCCGCGACGATCGCGCTGGGCCTGACCTTTCTGGGCGGCCAGGTCTTCGAGTTCAACAAGATGTTCAACGAGCATTTCGTTACAATCACGATCACGCAGCCCGATGGCCGCGTGATCCGCCGGGGCGTCGTTGAGCATCATCTGGAGCAGGAGCGCGCCCATCTGCGGGAGGAGTATCCCGGCGCGACCTTTGAGGAGTCGCCGCCCAAGCCCACTACCTGGAGCACCAGCGTCTTCGGCTCGACCTTTTTCACGCTGACCGGCTTTCATGGCACGCACGTTGCCATCGGCGTGCTGTGGCTGTCGATCGTGCTGGGGATGTCGTTGCGTGGCGCGCTCACCTCGGCCAACGCCCTGACGTTGGAGCTGGCCGGCCTGTACTGGCACTTCGTCGATCTGGTGTGGGTGGCCATCTTTACGCTGGTGTACCTGATCTAG
- the ctaD gene encoding cytochrome c oxidase subunit I, producing the protein MTTTAVPVPETRRRWLAVAWEWITTVDHKKIGLMYVATAIAFFLIGGLDALLIRLQLARAENTFLSPQLYNELFTMHGTIMVFLAIMPLNVGLGNYLVPLMIGANDMAFPRLNALSYWLFLFGGLLLLSSFALGGAPDAGWFAYAPLSATSPTNAVDFWILGLLLTGVASTLGAINFIVTVFNLRAPGMSFGRMPLFVWGQLVTAFLLIWALPSVTVGLIMLYFDRNFGTAFFIPERGGDPLLWQHLFWFFGHPEVYIMILPIFGIISEVLPVFARKPIFGYAFIAYSSVAIGFLGFTVWAHHMFAVGMGPLANAAFAATSMLIAVPTGVKIFNWIATLWGGSLNFKPPLYFAVGFIVMFIIGGITGVMLASPPLDLQLTDTYFVVAHFHYVLVSAAVLGLFAGFYYWWPKMFGHMLGERLGKLQFWLMFIGFNVTFFPMHYLGMIGMPRRTWTYAHGLGWDTWNLVASLGALTIGLSVLVFLWNVWLSARYGQRADNDPWDGHTLEWATTSPPPAHNFDRLPLIRSRRPVWDLKYGEGAPLTTPRDAVAAGRPEAEPPQAVHLPPPTFYPIVLAFGLTMAAYALLYASILFIVLGLSIVFIGIAGLASQAARD; encoded by the coding sequence ATGACCACGACCGCCGTTCCCGTCCCGGAAACGAGACGCCGTTGGTTGGCTGTCGCCTGGGAGTGGATCACCACCGTCGATCACAAAAAGATCGGTCTGATGTATGTGGCGACCGCGATCGCCTTCTTTTTGATCGGCGGTCTCGACGCGCTGCTGATCCGCCTGCAACTAGCGCGTGCCGAAAACACCTTCCTCAGTCCACAGCTCTACAACGAGCTGTTCACGATGCACGGCACGATCATGGTCTTTCTGGCGATCATGCCGCTCAACGTCGGGCTGGGCAACTACCTGGTGCCGCTGATGATCGGCGCCAACGACATGGCCTTTCCGCGGCTCAACGCCTTGAGCTACTGGCTCTTTCTGTTCGGCGGTCTGTTGCTGCTCAGCTCGTTTGCGCTGGGTGGCGCGCCCGATGCGGGCTGGTTCGCCTACGCGCCGCTGTCGGCGACCTCGCCAACCAACGCTGTGGATTTCTGGATCCTGGGCCTGTTGCTCACCGGCGTGGCTTCAACCCTGGGCGCGATCAACTTCATTGTGACCGTCTTCAACCTGCGTGCGCCGGGCATGAGCTTTGGGCGCATGCCGCTGTTTGTCTGGGGCCAGTTGGTGACCGCCTTTCTGTTGATCTGGGCGCTGCCCAGCGTCACGGTCGGGCTGATCATGCTCTACTTCGATCGCAACTTCGGCACCGCCTTTTTCATCCCCGAGCGCGGCGGCGATCCGCTGTTGTGGCAGCACCTCTTCTGGTTTTTCGGCCATCCCGAAGTGTACATTATGATCTTGCCGATCTTTGGCATCATCTCGGAGGTGCTGCCGGTCTTTGCCCGCAAGCCGATCTTCGGCTATGCCTTTATCGCCTATTCCAGCGTGGCGATCGGCTTTCTGGGCTTTACCGTCTGGGCCCACCATATGTTTGCGGTCGGTATGGGGCCGCTGGCCAATGCTGCTTTTGCCGCGACGTCGATGCTGATCGCTGTGCCGACCGGCGTCAAAATCTTCAACTGGATCGCGACGCTGTGGGGTGGCTCGCTCAACTTCAAGCCGCCGCTGTACTTTGCGGTCGGCTTCATTGTCATGTTCATCATCGGCGGGATCACCGGTGTGATGCTGGCCTCGCCGCCGCTCGATCTGCAGCTGACCGACACCTACTTCGTCGTGGCCCATTTTCACTACGTTCTGGTCAGCGCGGCGGTGCTGGGCCTGTTTGCCGGCTTCTACTACTGGTGGCCCAAGATGTTCGGGCACATGCTCGGCGAGCGGTTGGGCAAGCTCCAGTTCTGGTTGATGTTCATCGGCTTCAACGTGACCTTCTTTCCGATGCACTATCTGGGCATGATCGGCATGCCGCGCCGCACCTGGACCTATGCCCACGGCCTGGGGTGGGATACGTGGAACCTGGTCGCCTCGCTGGGCGCGCTGACGATCGGCCTGTCCGTGCTGGTCTTTTTGTGGAACGTCTGGCTTTCGGCGCGCTACGGCCAACGCGCCGATAACGATCCCTGGGACGGCCATACCCTGGAGTGGGCGACCACCTCGCCGCCACCGGCGCACAACTTCGATCGCCTGCCGCTGATCCGCAGCCGCCGCCCGGTGTGGGATCTGAAATACGGCGAGGGCGCGCCGCTGACCACGCCACGCGATGCGGTGGCGGCCGGTCGCCCGGAGGCGGAGCCGCCACAGGCGGTTCATCTGCCGCCACCAACCTTCTACCCGATCGTGCTGGCCTTCGGCTTGACGATGGCCGCCTATGCGCTGCTCTACGCATCGATCCTGTTCATTGTGCTTGGCCTGTCGATCGTCTTCATCGGAATTGCTGGTCTGGCTAGTCAGGCGGCCAGAGATTAG
- the coxB gene encoding cytochrome c oxidase subunit II, producing the protein MLALTACAAGHPQSTLSTDGSAAREILALFRPVFWLALGVFVIVEGALLYAVIRFRRRPQDGIPLQIHGNTPIEIIWTIVPAVVVVVIATLTFRTQALLVKQPAESLLVRVTAYQWWWEFEYPQYNIITANELHLPAGRDVRFELRSADVIHSFWIPRLSGKTDVVPGHVNSMTFRPDDRPERIMLRGQCAEFCGGTHAMMALWAVVEPPADFEAWVRQQQQPARVPAEVSQGRPAGVAVQTQPSPAATAAAQLPMSLEARGYRLFAEKGCIGCHAINGYPNAVARVGPNLTHVGSRQHIVAGWLENTPENMRRWLRDPGAIKPGNRMAATIKPGTLTEDEIAALSAYLEALK; encoded by the coding sequence ATGCTAGCGCTGACGGCCTGCGCCGCAGGGCATCCGCAATCGACGCTGAGCACGGATGGCAGCGCAGCGCGCGAGATTCTGGCGCTCTTCCGTCCGGTCTTCTGGCTAGCGCTGGGCGTCTTCGTCATCGTTGAGGGCGCGCTGCTGTATGCCGTGATCCGCTTTCGGCGCCGCCCCCAGGACGGTATTCCGTTGCAGATCCACGGCAATACGCCGATCGAGATCATCTGGACGATCGTACCGGCGGTGGTGGTCGTCGTGATCGCCACGCTGACCTTTCGCACGCAGGCGCTGCTGGTCAAACAGCCGGCCGAGTCGCTGCTGGTGCGTGTCACCGCCTATCAGTGGTGGTGGGAGTTTGAATATCCTCAGTACAATATCATCACCGCCAACGAGCTGCACCTGCCGGCAGGCCGCGACGTGCGCTTCGAGCTGCGTTCGGCGGATGTGATCCATAGCTTCTGGATCCCGCGGCTTTCCGGCAAGACCGATGTGGTGCCCGGCCATGTCAACAGCATGACCTTCCGGCCTGACGATCGGCCGGAGCGCATCATGCTGCGCGGCCAGTGCGCCGAGTTCTGTGGTGGTACGCATGCCATGATGGCGCTGTGGGCCGTGGTCGAGCCGCCTGCCGACTTCGAGGCCTGGGTGCGTCAGCAGCAACAGCCTGCCCGTGTGCCTGCGGAGGTGTCGCAGGGGCGGCCTGCGGGTGTGGCCGTGCAGACGCAGCCCTCGCCTGCGGCGACGGCCGCGGCCCAACTACCCATGAGTCTTGAGGCGCGCGGTTACCGGTTGTTCGCCGAAAAGGGGTGCATCGGCTGTCATGCGATCAACGGCTATCCCAACGCCGTGGCGCGCGTCGGTCCCAATCTCACGCATGTTGGCAGCCGCCAGCATATTGTCGCCGGCTGGCTCGAAAACACGCCCGAGAATATGCGCCGTTGGCTGCGCGATCCCGGCGCGATCAAGCCCGGCAACCGCATGGCCGCGACGATCAAGCCCGGTACGCTGACGGAAGACGAGATCGCGGCGCTGAGCGCCTATCTTGAGGCGCTGAAGTGA
- a CDS encoding CpXC domain-containing protein gives METQSPAPTRSLAEPWRQICRRCGHAFETPIWLIVDLEERPDLLPRLLDGSLHQAICPHCDASHALDAPLLVHDPVRERLLFAAQASSAPAQARRIARELGTRLIAALPRAARAPYLTRALHVRGLRELQRLLRENATGDALSAALPALMQATTPAEVQALVHSHPVLGTAEARAHLRDYVSTLQARGEASLARALQQRLEALAAAPDTRVALLHRLLHAGGPEQRQAVLARQPSIPAELPAMFEALAVQAERRGLAAVAHDLRVIGDETRRQIQARHPPTDRDA, from the coding sequence ATGGAAACACAATCCCCGGCGCCCACGCGCTCGTTGGCCGAACCATGGCGCCAGATCTGCCGGCGCTGCGGCCACGCCTTTGAAACGCCGATCTGGCTGATCGTCGATCTGGAGGAACGGCCCGACCTACTCCCACGCCTGCTGGACGGCAGCCTCCACCAGGCGATCTGCCCGCACTGCGACGCGAGCCATGCGCTGGATGCACCGCTGCTGGTGCATGATCCCGTTCGGGAGCGGCTGCTGTTCGCCGCGCAGGCGAGCAGCGCGCCGGCACAGGCGCGCCGCATCGCCCGTGAACTGGGGACGCGCCTGATCGCGGCGCTGCCGCGCGCCGCCAGAGCCCCCTATCTGACGCGTGCCTTGCATGTCAGGGGCCTGCGCGAGCTGCAGCGCCTGCTGCGCGAGAACGCGACCGGCGATGCGCTCTCGGCGGCGCTGCCGGCACTGATGCAGGCCACGACCCCGGCCGAAGTCCAGGCACTGGTGCACAGCCATCCGGTGCTGGGCACCGCCGAGGCGCGCGCGCACCTACGGGACTATGTCAGCACGCTCCAGGCCCGCGGCGAGGCCAGTCTAGCGCGTGCGCTGCAGCAACGTTTGGAAGCGCTGGCGGCGGCGCCCGACACACGCGTGGCCCTGTTGCACCGCCTGCTGCACGCCGGCGGACCCGAACAGCGGCAGGCGGTGCTCGCGCGCCAGCCGAGCATACCGGCGGAACTGCCTGCCATGTTCGAGGCGCTGGCCGTCCAGGCCGAGCGGCGCGGCCTGGCGGCTGTCGCCCACGACCTGCGCGTGATCGGCGACGAAACGCGCCGGCAGATTCAGGCGCGACACCCACCAACCGACCGCGACGCCTGA